Within the Thermostichus lividus PCC 6715 genome, the region GCTGCCGTTTGAATGATCAGGCAACCATTTTCAACACTGAGAATTCCTTGCCATGGCCTCGTCCCTGGCACCGGATCTTGGGGGGCAGCAACGACCGCTGCTTCCGGTAACTCTAGCCAAAGTAGCATCGTATCGGCACCATAGTGGCGATCGCCAGCGGCGGTTTTAATGATCAACCCCCCGATGGCTAAGGGGGCAAAAGCAATATCGTGAATGGGCTGCCATTGCGTCTCTACTAAAAGTTGTAGATTGGGCTGCGACCCTGGGGGAGCCGCCTTCAGCATCAGCCACCATGTTTTCCACAGTTGGCGGGCAGTGCCCTGTTGAACGTTTGCACCTGCTGGAGTCGCGACATGGCAGTACTCCCACGCTGGCACCGGCTGTTCGCAGTACTGAATGGGCAAAAATGAATGGGCTTTGAGGACGCTGGCCACTAAATCCGCAAAGGGCGCATCAACCAATAGGGTTATCCGTGGTTGTGAAGCGATTGTGGCATCCAGAATGGCGATCGCCTGCTCCGTAACCGTGCGCAGTTGATAGCAATTGTTGCCGAGGTTGATGATCTTGAGGTCAGCGCTTTGATAGGTATGGGGACGCAGCGGCTGGGGCTGAAGCAGCAATTCCACCACCTGTTCATTGGTCCACTCTAGCATCGTGGTATCCGACGGCGCAGCAATGGGATCAGCGGCAGCCGTCAGGGGTGGGTGCGGTAGTTCTTCAGCGTCACTGTCATCAAAGATAACCTCCCCATTGGGCAACGTTGCACCACTGAGCTTGGCTTCCTCTAACTCTTTGCGCAGGGCGATCGCCCCGGTTAAATCCGCTGCCGAGAAATCAGCCCCAACAACATTGGCCCCTTGTAAA harbors:
- a CDS encoding pentapeptide repeat-containing protein — translated: MSKAITLETLLSEFARGVRNFRGVNLAGSSFPLVQLSHVDLAGANLQGINWSGADLIKANLANANLRGANLIGADLSGANLTDADLQEAILSGAVLVGAYLSRANLRQAVLSGAVLKGAVLHDTNLQGANVVGADFSAADLTGAIALRKELEEAKLSGATLPNGEVIFDDSDAEELPHPPLTAAADPIAAPSDTTMLEWTNEQVVELLLQPQPLRPHTYQSADLKIINLGNNCYQLRTVTEQAIAILDATIASQPRITLLVDAPFADLVASVLKAHSFLPIQYCEQPVPAWEYCHVATPAGANVQQGTARQLWKTWWLMLKAAPPGSQPNLQLLVETQWQPIHDIAFAPLAIGGLIIKTAAGDRHYGADTMLLWLELPEAAVVAAPQDPVPGTRPWQGILSVENGCLIIQTAAGAIAVRGDNLAVTLAGQPIDIEQL